In a single window of the Raphanus sativus cultivar WK10039 chromosome 9, ASM80110v3, whole genome shotgun sequence genome:
- the LOC130499922 gene encoding uncharacterized protein LOC130499922, whose product MCVKIPNSIIEKNKKSWEAFVIGQFYSDPPAQSLIHTIVNGIWSKQYKDITVSKLEGNAFLFRIPNVGTRNHVVKQRLWQIEGQTMFVAHWEPGNLPEKPSLSSAPIWLELRNVPLQFFNEDGLERIAGLVGEPKYLHPTTANKTNLEVAKVLTIIDPRQPLPEAVNVQFESGDISRVIVSSPWMPPVCSHCKEIGHNIKRCPSAPITCNTCKSTAHSTEACTRTRGPDSKKTKRPRRHASTLKPAGVPRDKSVPPRHESRGRPPGPEKDKGIAITDVPYAKTPSTKPAVMAQLNGDQAGTSKAAGNTSVSEVESDSDDILSSDSEVEEGQYTPVKTRHMTRLGRDRGPKKN is encoded by the coding sequence ATGTGTGTCAAAATCCCAAACTCTATCATTGAGAAGAACAAAAAGTCTTGGGAAGCTTTTGTTATTGGCCAGTTCTACTCGGATCCGCCTGCGCAAAGCCTCATTCACACTATTGTTAATGGAATTTGGAGTAAGCAATATAAAGACATTACAGTCTCTAAACTGGAAGGCAACGCTTTCTTGTTTCGCATCCCCAACGTCGGCACTCGAAACCATGTTGTTAAACAACGCCTCTGGCAAATCGAGGGCCAAACGATGTTTGTTGCTCACTGGGAGCCCGGAAACCTGCCTGAGAAACCGTCCCTTTCTTCTGCTCCGATCTGGCTCGAACTCCGCAACGTTCCGCTACAGTTCTTCAACGAGGATGGATTAGAAAGGATCGCCGGCCTGGTTGGAGAACCCAAATACCTTCACCCTACAACAGCAAATAAAACAAATCTGGAAGTAGCGAAAGTGCTCACTATCATCGACCCAAGGCAGCCTCTTCCGGAAGCGGTTAATGTGCAATTCGAGTCTGGTGATATCAGTAGAGTGATTGTCTCCAGTCCATGGATGCCCCCTGTCTGCTCACACTGTAAGGAGATTGGGCACAACATTAAGCGCTGTCCATCTGCTCCTATTACTTGCAACACCTGCAAATCGACTGCTCACTCCACTGAGGCCTGCACTCGGACTCGGGGACCCGACAGCAAGAAGACTAAGCGCCCCAGGCGTCATGCCTCAACTCTTAAGCCTGCAGGTGTTCCTAGGGATAAGTCTGTTCCCCCTCGCCACGAATCCAGAGGCCGTCCTCCGGGTCCTGAAAAGGACAAAGGCATTGCCATCACAGACGTCCCATATGCTAAAACCCCTTCTACTAAACCCGCAGTTATGGCTCAGCTTAATGGAGATCAGGCTGGAACAAGCAAGGCTGCTGGTAATACTTCAGTCTCTGAAGTTGAATCTGACTCTGACGACATTCTCTCCTCCGATTCTGAAGTTGAAGAAGGGCAGTACACCCCAGTAAAAACAAGACACATGACCAGGCTTGGTCGGGACAGAGGTcccaaaaaaaactaa
- the LOC108825996 gene encoding probable glycerol-3-phosphate acyltransferase 3: MAVKISVFQSLVCLFYRFILRRYRNPKPKYQKCPSSLFQSDLSRDTLIFNLERALLKSESLFPYFMLVAFEAGGVIRSFILFILYPLITLMISHEMGVKVMVMVSFFGVKKDSFRAGGAVLPKHFLEDVGLDMFKVLRKGGKRIVVSYDLPQVMIEGFLRDYLEVEVVVGRKMKVVGGYYLGIMEDKTKHDLVFDELVRKERLNTGRVIGITSYNTSLHRYLFSQFCQEIYCVKRSDKRKWQTLPKSQYPKPLIFHDGRLAIRPTLMNTLALFMWGPFAVLAAAARLFVSLCIPYTLSIPILCFFGCRLTVQIDDVSSQKLNSSERKGCLFACNHRTLLDPLYVGFSLKEKNIKTVTYSLSRVSEILAPIKTVRLNRDRVSDGQAMKKLLTEGDLVVCPEGTTCREPYLLRFSPLFAEISDVIVPVAVTSPATFFYGTTASGLKALDPLFFLMDPYPTYTVQFLDPVPGVMCQDPDGKLKFEVANHVQSAIGKALDFECTNLTRKDKYLILAGNNGVVKKN; the protein is encoded by the exons ATGGCAGTTAAGATTTCAGTTTTTCAATCTCTTGTCTGTCTTTTCTACCGGTTTATCCTCCGGCGATACCGGAATCCTAaaccaaaataccaaaaatgcCCTTCTTCACTATTTCAGTCTGACCTATCACGCGACACATTGATCTTCAACTTAGAAAGAGCTCTTCTCAAATCCGAGTCTCTCTTCCCTTACTTCATGCTAGTAGCATTCGAGGCGGGAGGGGTGATAAGGTCATTTATCCTCTTCATTCTATACCCATTAATAACCTTGATGATAAGCCACGAAATGGGTGTCAAAGTGATGGTAATGGTGAGCTTCTTTGGGGTCAAGAAAGATAGTTTTAGAGCGGGGGGAGCGGTTTTGCCTAAACACTTCTTAGAAGATGTCGGACTTGATATGTTCAAAGTGTTAAGGAAAGGAGGGAAGAGAATCGTTGTGAGTTATGACCTTCCTCAAGTTATGATTGAAGGGTTCTTGAGAGACTACTTAGAGGTTGAAGTTGTTGTGGGTAGAAAAATGAAGGTCGTTGGTGGTTATTACTTAGGAATCATGGAGGATAAGACCAAACATGATCTTGTCTTTGATGAGTTGGTTCGTAAAGAGAGACTAAACACTGGTCGTGTTATTGGTATAACTTCCTATAACACATCTCTTCACCGATATCTATTCTCTCAGTTTTGCCAG GAGATTTATTGTGTGAAGAGATCCGACAAGAGAAAGTGGCAAACCCTACCAAAAAGCCAATACCCTAAACCACTGATCTTTCATGATGGTCGTCTCGCAATCAGACCAACCCTAATGAACACTTTGGCCTTGTTCATGTGGGGTCCATTCGCAGTCTTAGCCGCAGCAGCCAGGCTCTTTGTCTCTCTTTGCATCCCTTACACATTATCAATCCCAATCCTATGTTTCTTCGGTTGCAGACTGACCGTCCAGATCGACGACGTCTCATCTCAAAAGTTAAACTCTAGTGAACGCAAAGGTTGTCTCTTTGCGTGCAACCACAGAACTTTATTGGACCCTCTCTACGTTGGATTCTCTTTAAAGGAGAAAAACATCAAAACAGTTACGTACAGTTTGAGTAGAGTCTCCGAGATTCTAGCTCCCATCAAAACCGTTAGACTGAACCGTGATCGGGTCAGCGACGGGCAAGCCATGAAGAAACTATTGACCGAAGGAGATCTCGTTGTTTGTCCTGAAGGAACCACTTGTAGAGAACCTTACTTGCTAAGGTTTAGTCCTTTGTTCGCCGAGATTAGTGACGTCATCGTTCCCGTGGCAGTTACGTCACCCGCAACCTTCTTCTATGGTACAACGGCAAGTGGTCTCAAGGCATTGGAccctctcttcttcctcatggATCCTTATCCGACCTACACAGTCCAGTTTCTTGACCCTGTCCCCGGTGTCATGTGTCAGGATCCTGATGGGAAGTTGAAGTTTGAAGTGGCTAATCATGTTCAGAGCGCGATTGGGAAGGCATTGGATTTTGAATGCACCAATCTCACTAGAAAAGACAAGTATTTGATCTTGGCTGGTAATAATGGCGTTgtgaagaaaaattaa